The sequence TTCTTGAGCCGGTCCGGTTGAGAAAAAGGGGCTCATTGGAGATTCTGGGAATAATGGCGGGTTGACCGGTATCGATGACCCGGCCGGTAATCCCCTCCCCCGGAAGGTATTTACCCTTGGCCTGTTCTTCGGGCATGAGCCCATAGGCCTCTTCGATAAAAATCTCTCCGGTCTTCCGGTTGAGAATGGTGAGCGTACCCCGCAACATCTCCATGTGGTCCGCCATCATTTGAAGGATCGGGGCCAGGACCTTTTTCAGATCAAGGGTCTCACTCAGTTTCTGACTGATCTCAAAGAGGAGCGACAGCTCCTTTATTTCACGCGAAATCATCCGTTTCCTCTTAAAACCCAAGCACCGCTCCTCCGGAAAACAACGGGGAAAGAGCGGTGCTTAGGACCAAGCCTGCTGGCAAGAAAGGACCGAAAAAATCAATCAACAGCTTCAAAATCCGTGTCCTGGAAAACCGCTGAATCCGGAGTTATCGGGGGCCAGGCCCGGATTCAGCGGTTTTTGGTCAGAACGTGAAACTCACAGTCACGCCGCCATAAAGGAATGAACTGTCGCGGTCTGAGGGTTTTTCTGTCGTGAGCCCTCTTCCCTTCATTTCATCCTTTGCATCCCCGGAAAGGGGGAAGACATAGGAAATGAGCGGAGTTACCGTAACATACTGGCTGGCCTTGATGGGCAGGCTGGCCGTTAGGGTCCCATCATGGAAGTTGCTGAATTTATCCTTCGTCGGTTCAGCATCATCATTATATTCGGGATAGGTTTCTTCATCCTCGCTGAGCAGATAGCTCGCCGTGGCCGCAAGTTTCAGCGAGACCATCTTGCTCAACTCGAAGGTATGGGAGATTCCCAGCAGGAAATACCACTGGTGGTAATAGTCAATTTCCTTGTAGACCGTTAACGTCGGCGAGAGGAGCGTATTCAGCCCCAGGGAGACATAAATCTCCTGGGAATCATGGATATCCGTTCCATTTTCACTGGACCCGGCAAGGCCATAGTAAATGTAGCCTGCGCCCAGGTTGAAGAGCCCCAGGGTCTTTGAATAGGACAGGGTCACATCCGTTTCCGTCCAGTTTTCGCTGTCATCCTTGTAGCTTGCCACATAGGGGTCCGTGTCCAGGTTTCCCCAGACATTGACGGCAAATCCTTTGTAGCCGACAGTCATGGAAGGTTGAATCACGACGCTGTCCCGGCTGAGTTCCTGCCCTCGCCAGACATACTTGCTTAACGCCGATACGGAAAAATCCCCCGTTGGCTTTTCTTCCTCGGCAAAGAGCGGCACAACGGAAAGGCACAACAGACCAGAGACCAGCAAACTGACCAACAACAATTTGATATAAAATAACTTTTTCACAATTCATCCTCCTAAAGCTTATTTCGTATTCTTTTCTGAAGACGATTCCGGTAATCGTTACCTCTCTATTAAGCGAAGGCCGTGCCTACATCATATCTATTTAATATCATTGTGTTTGTACTTATTGCAGGAGGAAAAAAGACCTGTAAATGAACAAATTTGTAATTATTTCCGGGGTATACTCTACAATTTTGTAGGATGACAGGGC comes from Syntrophus gentianae and encodes:
- a CDS encoding TorF family putative porin — translated: MKKLFYIKLLLVSLLVSGLLCLSVVPLFAEEEKPTGDFSVSALSKYVWRGQELSRDSVVIQPSMTVGYKGFAVNVWGNLDTDPYVASYKDDSENWTETDVTLSYSKTLGLFNLGAGYIYYGLAGSSENGTDIHDSQEIYVSLGLNTLLSPTLTVYKEIDYYHQWYFLLGISHTFELSKMVSLKLAATASYLLSEDEETYPEYNDDAEPTKDKFSNFHDGTLTASLPIKASQYVTVTPLISYVFPLSGDAKDEMKGRGLTTEKPSDRDSSFLYGGVTVSFTF